The following coding sequences lie in one Cyanobacterium sp. Dongsha4 genomic window:
- a CDS encoding FGGY-family carbohydrate kinase: protein MVSYYLGLDFGTSGARGIVIDENKNQILCLKTADFPAQIPYYWRKGLDELLSQIPLYITQKLDAIALDATSSTTLLLDKNGQLLSEPLWYNDVRGKQYLEEIKSFAPENHLVVSATSTLAKIFWWYHQGLTEKATYLLHQADWLGLLLHGKMGVSDYHNALKLGYDVESLSYSSWLENLPFFSLLPKIKAPGETVGEIIPSVAKKYQINPHCLIKAGTTDSIAAFLASSIKTSGEAVTSLGSTLVLKLLSKTKIDDSRYGIYSHRLGNLWLVGGASNTGGAVLKHFFSDDELNDLSQKIDHNTCTNLQYYPLLEKGDRFPINNPDLEPKLSPRPDNPILFLQGLLEGIAAIESQGYKLLQQLGATPLSQVYTAGGGAKNETWHLIREKYLQVPVSISANTEAAYGSALLASELSISNLS from the coding sequence GGCGGAAAGGATTAGATGAGTTACTCTCACAAATACCTCTTTATATTACTCAAAAATTAGATGCGATCGCACTTGACGCAACTTCTAGCACTACTCTTTTGTTAGATAAAAATGGACAACTGTTGAGTGAGCCACTTTGGTACAACGATGTAAGGGGAAAACAATACTTAGAGGAAATTAAATCTTTTGCCCCAGAAAATCATTTAGTTGTGAGTGCCACTTCTACCTTAGCAAAAATTTTTTGGTGGTATCATCAAGGATTAACCGAAAAAGCAACTTATTTACTACATCAAGCAGATTGGTTAGGATTGCTATTACACGGTAAAATGGGCGTTAGCGACTATCACAACGCTCTTAAATTAGGTTATGATGTGGAGTCTTTGAGTTACTCTTCTTGGCTAGAAAACTTACCGTTTTTCTCTCTTTTGCCAAAGATAAAAGCACCGGGTGAGACTGTAGGGGAAATAATACCTTCTGTGGCGAAAAAATACCAAATTAATCCCCATTGCTTAATTAAAGCTGGAACAACGGACAGTATCGCCGCTTTTCTTGCCAGTAGTATAAAAACTTCAGGGGAAGCAGTTACTTCTTTGGGTTCAACTTTAGTTTTGAAGTTGTTGAGTAAAACAAAAATTGATGACAGTCGTTATGGGATTTATAGCCATCGATTGGGGAATTTATGGTTAGTGGGTGGAGCATCAAATACAGGAGGGGCAGTTTTAAAACATTTTTTCTCCGATGATGAATTAAATGACCTTAGCCAAAAAATTGATCATAATACCTGTACTAATTTACAATACTATCCCTTATTAGAAAAAGGCGATCGCTTCCCTATCAATAACCCTGATTTAGAACCCAAATTATCCCCCCGCCCCGATAACCCAATCTTATTCCTACAAGGTTTATTAGAGGGCATAGCTGCGATCGAATCTCAAGGTTACAAATTATTACAACAATTAGGTGCAACACCTCTTTCTCAAGTTTATACTGCTGGAGGAGGAGCTAAAAATGAGACATGGCACTTAATCAGAGAAAAATACCTACAAGTACCCGTATCCATTTCTGCTAACACCGAAGCGGCTTATGGCAGTGCCTTACTAGCCAGTGAACTGAGTATTTCCAATTTAAGTTAG